Proteins encoded within one genomic window of Fibrobacterota bacterium:
- a CDS encoding efflux RND transporter periplasmic adaptor subunit translates to MNIRIHAPLFRAAPHAVTAAAALIVLLALGGCKKKEGAAESGAPAASGEAIHVVVTAALVRPFEDWGAYSADLRGGEDATLTAPMQGGRVNQISDVGKSVAAGQALCDIESAKYSAMLAAAKSQVEVARGELERQKVNVEKGFVGKAVLDQAELGFQQARVGMLQAQRTYEDSRCQAPFAGVLVSRLVERFQSVAPNAPTVRVAATNRLEAVVSIPETEARDFHEGQTAEFSLVQDTGRAFSGRLKSVDRAVEEHNRTVMARIEVPNPGNTLRPGMVGRARILRRKIANAVVVPSTAVLRMQEGTMVMLARGGKALEVPVKLGATSGDSVVIDNGVSGGDTLITTGAFQVATGSKIVYDIPRQLAAGK, encoded by the coding sequence ATGAACATCCGCATCCACGCCCCGTTATTTAGAGCGGCCCCGCACGCCGTCACCGCTGCGGCGGCCCTCATCGTCCTGCTGGCGCTGGGCGGTTGCAAGAAGAAAGAAGGGGCCGCGGAAAGCGGCGCGCCGGCCGCGTCGGGCGAAGCCATCCACGTGGTGGTCACGGCGGCCCTGGTCCGTCCTTTCGAGGATTGGGGCGCCTACAGCGCCGATCTGCGTGGTGGCGAAGACGCCACCCTGACCGCGCCCATGCAGGGCGGGCGGGTGAACCAGATCAGCGACGTGGGCAAGTCGGTGGCGGCGGGGCAAGCCTTGTGCGACATCGAGAGCGCCAAGTATTCGGCCATGCTCGCGGCTGCCAAGTCCCAGGTCGAAGTGGCCCGGGGAGAGCTCGAGCGCCAAAAGGTGAACGTGGAAAAGGGATTCGTGGGCAAGGCCGTGCTCGACCAGGCCGAGTTGGGCTTCCAACAGGCGCGCGTCGGCATGCTGCAGGCCCAGCGTACCTATGAAGACAGCCGCTGCCAGGCCCCCTTCGCCGGCGTGCTGGTGAGCCGTCTGGTGGAGCGATTCCAATCGGTGGCCCCCAACGCGCCTACGGTGCGCGTGGCCGCGACCAACCGTCTGGAGGCGGTCGTGTCCATCCCCGAAACCGAAGCCCGTGATTTCCATGAAGGCCAGACCGCCGAATTCTCCCTGGTGCAAGACACCGGACGCGCTTTCTCCGGCAGGCTGAAAAGCGTGGATCGCGCGGTGGAGGAACACAATCGCACCGTCATGGCCCGCATCGAAGTGCCCAATCCGGGCAATACGCTGCGCCCGGGCATGGTGGGCCGCGCCCGCATCCTGCGCCGCAAGATCGCCAATGCCGTGGTCGTCCCTTCGACGGCGGTGCTGCGGATGCAAGAGGGCACCATGGTGATGCTTGCCCGCGGCGGCAAGGCCCTGGAAGTGCCCGTGAAGCTGGGCGCCACCTCCGGCGACTCGGTCGTCATCGACAACGGCGTTTCGGGAGGCGATACCTTGATCACCACCGGAGCCTTCCAGGTGGCGACGGGATCGAAGATCGTATACGACATCCCGCGGCAATTGGCGGCGGGTAAGTAA